The following coding sequences are from one Microbulbifer sp. TB1203 window:
- a CDS encoding RNA polymerase factor sigma-54, translating to MKQSLQIKLGTQLTMTPQLQQAIRLLQLSTLDLQQEIQSALDSNPLLETEGEEPAETAREQNTQEQQADSGAANGTEQAADSDWSHDIPDDLPVDTRWDDIYSGGSYSGGEGDDLALEQRNSVPDSLHSHLLWQLNLTPLSEQDKLIGETLIDAIAPSGFLESLPAELAPALNAEEDEVVAVLKIIQQFEPAGCGARDLRECLLLQLQQLPADTPWLEQAQIVVGSYLDLLGKRDFRQLSRRTRLSEAQLGEVVRLIQTLNPHPGEAFGGEETQYVVPDIIVSRKQQRWLVELNPETTPKLRINGDYAALIKRADNSSDNNFLRDHLQEARWFLKSLQSRNETLLKVASSIVDKQQGFFERGPEAMKPMVLADIAETIGMHESTISRVTTQKYMLTPRGVFELKYFFSSHVSTDSGEDASSTAIRAMIRKLIDSEEARKPLSDNKITQELDHQGIKVARRTVAKYRESMGIPSSSERKRLV from the coding sequence ATGAAGCAGTCCCTTCAAATAAAACTCGGCACTCAGCTGACCATGACGCCCCAGCTGCAGCAGGCTATCCGCCTGCTACAGCTCTCCACCCTGGACCTGCAACAGGAAATCCAGTCGGCGCTGGATAGCAACCCGCTGCTGGAGACCGAGGGCGAGGAGCCCGCAGAGACAGCCAGGGAGCAGAACACCCAGGAGCAACAGGCCGACAGCGGCGCCGCCAACGGAACCGAACAGGCGGCTGACAGCGACTGGAGCCACGACATCCCCGACGACCTGCCGGTGGACACCCGCTGGGACGACATCTACAGCGGCGGCAGCTACAGCGGAGGTGAGGGTGACGACCTGGCCCTGGAGCAGCGCAATTCGGTGCCGGACAGCCTGCACAGCCACCTGTTGTGGCAACTCAACCTCACCCCCCTGTCCGAACAGGACAAACTGATCGGTGAGACCCTGATCGATGCCATCGCCCCAAGCGGCTTTCTCGAGTCCCTCCCGGCGGAACTGGCCCCGGCCCTGAACGCCGAGGAAGACGAAGTCGTCGCAGTACTCAAGATCATCCAGCAGTTCGAACCCGCTGGCTGCGGTGCCCGCGACCTCCGCGAATGCCTGTTGTTACAGTTGCAGCAGCTGCCTGCTGACACCCCCTGGCTGGAGCAGGCACAGATCGTGGTAGGCAGCTACCTGGACCTGCTGGGCAAGCGCGATTTCCGCCAGTTGAGTCGCCGCACACGCCTGAGCGAGGCACAGCTGGGCGAGGTGGTGCGCCTGATCCAGACCCTGAACCCCCACCCCGGGGAGGCTTTCGGCGGCGAGGAGACCCAATATGTGGTGCCGGATATCATCGTCAGCCGCAAACAGCAGCGCTGGCTGGTGGAACTGAACCCGGAGACCACCCCAAAACTGCGCATCAACGGCGACTACGCCGCACTGATCAAGCGCGCCGACAATTCCAGTGACAACAACTTCCTGCGCGACCACCTGCAGGAGGCGCGCTGGTTCCTGAAGAGCCTGCAGAGCCGCAACGAGACACTGCTCAAAGTGGCCTCAAGTATCGTGGACAAGCAGCAGGGCTTTTTCGAGCGGGGCCCGGAAGCGATGAAACCCATGGTGCTGGCGGACATAGCCGAAACCATCGGTATGCACGAGTCCACCATCTCCCGGGTCACCACCCAGAAATACATGCTCACCCCCCGCGGCGTGTTCGAACTCAAGTACTTCTTTTCCAGCCATGTGAGCACCGACTCCGGTGAAGACGCCTCCTCCACCGCCATCCGCGCCATGATCCGCAAGCTGATCGACTCCGAGGAAGCCCGCAAACCCCTA